In a single window of the Nodularia spumigena CCY9414 genome:
- a CDS encoding type II secretion system protein — protein MKVYKNSDNYFKSRKYCHANLSDGFTLLETLTVILMIGILSAIAVPSWLGFVQTQSLNAGQSQVYSAMRQAQRQAKKEKLTFQASFREQNGIVQWAVHRDTVNPSDANWNNLNSNICLDPETTLQLSNGVRRIKFDYTGNVKQPPLGRITLSTLSTTCGGKVKRCVIVSTILGAMRTAKEQSKMKDNKYCY, from the coding sequence ATGAAGGTATATAAAAATTCAGATAATTACTTTAAAAGTAGAAAATATTGCCATGCCAACTTGAGTGATGGTTTTACTCTGCTAGAAACATTAACCGTTATTTTGATGATAGGCATATTATCTGCGATCGCCGTACCTAGCTGGTTAGGTTTTGTCCAAACTCAAAGCCTCAACGCTGGGCAAAGTCAAGTATACAGTGCTATGCGCCAAGCCCAACGCCAAGCTAAAAAAGAAAAATTAACTTTTCAAGCTAGCTTTCGGGAACAAAATGGTATTGTTCAATGGGCGGTTCATCGTGATACAGTTAACCCATCTGATGCTAACTGGAACAATTTAAACTCGAATATCTGCCTTGATCCTGAAACCACCTTGCAACTCTCAAATGGTGTCAGACGAATTAAATTTGATTATACAGGTAATGTGAAACAACCACCCCTAGGAAGGATTACCCTATCTACCCTATCTACAACGTGCGGTGGTAAAGTCAAGCGTTGCGTGATTGTTTCGACAATTTTAGGAGCAATGCGAACTGCAAAAGAGCAAAGTAAGATGAAAGACAATAAGTATTGCTATTAA
- a CDS encoding glycosyltransferase family 2 protein — protein MFSIYILTYNEELDIAACIESAMLSDDIIVVDSCSSDRTVEIANRYPVRTIQHAFESHGLQRTWMLESIPPKYEWVYILEADERMTPELFAECVQATKNPDYIGYYVAERVMFMNHWIRHSTQYPRYQMRLFRHGQVWFTDYGHTEREVCNGATSFIKETYPHYTCSKGLSRWIEKHNRYSTDEARETLYQIEQGEVNWQDLFLGKTEIERRRALKDLSLRLPARPFLRFLYMYFILGGCLDGRAGIAWCTLQAFYEYLILLKAWEMKNMPTPSLDMGISHGEDHKAQAHNTVS, from the coding sequence ATGTTTTCAATTTACATACTGACATATAACGAAGAGCTAGATATTGCTGCTTGTATCGAGTCCGCAATGCTATCTGATGACATTATTGTTGTAGACTCATGCAGTAGCGATCGCACCGTAGAAATTGCCAATCGCTATCCTGTTCGCACCATCCAACACGCCTTTGAAAGCCACGGACTGCAACGCACCTGGATGTTAGAATCTATTCCCCCCAAATATGAGTGGGTATACATTCTCGAAGCCGATGAACGCATGACACCAGAACTGTTTGCCGAATGTGTACAAGCCACTAAAAACCCCGACTATATAGGCTACTACGTCGCCGAGCGTGTGATGTTCATGAATCATTGGATTCGCCACAGCACCCAATATCCCCGCTATCAAATGCGTCTGTTCCGCCACGGTCAAGTTTGGTTTACAGATTATGGTCATACTGAACGGGAAGTATGTAACGGCGCTACCAGCTTCATCAAAGAAACATATCCTCACTACACTTGTAGCAAGGGTTTAAGCCGTTGGATTGAAAAACATAACCGTTATTCTACAGACGAAGCCAGAGAAACATTGTACCAAATAGAACAAGGTGAAGTCAACTGGCAAGATTTATTTCTCGGCAAAACAGAAATCGAAAGAAGACGCGCCTTAAAAGATTTATCTTTACGCTTACCCGCCAGACCATTTCTGCGCTTTCTGTATATGTATTTTATTTTGGGCGGTTGCCTAGACGGACGCGCCGGCATAGCTTGGTGTACATTGCAGGCGTTTTACGAATACCTGATTTTGCTCAAAGCCTGGGAAATGAAAAATATGCCTACACCCAGTTTAGACATGGGCATATCTCACGGTGAAGATCACAAAGCCCAAGCCCATAATACTGTTTCTTAA
- the hpsB gene encoding hormogonium polysaccharide secretion pseudopilin HpsB, with protein MIKLKPQPKTSSSSDSGFTIIESLLGVVVVAILLASISPVLVMSTAMRVQSRRTEKATQAANTFIDGVRIGSIEAPTANKIELDLVTTTNQRTLEENLITLQKMPAPGSATDADLYFVKSDGTICKPFGANDCTKKPDSPFEEFFIQARQIIATDGANDGYRLALRVYRGDVDFSEDLLASDGTNKKTSSVVTAGMGNKQAPAVERTVDISNISTSFGALCQRFGIAKNAAGDNQTCN; from the coding sequence ATGATTAAACTCAAACCACAGCCAAAAACTTCATCTTCCAGTGATTCTGGTTTTACCATTATTGAGTCACTTTTAGGCGTAGTTGTAGTTGCGATTTTATTGGCAAGTATATCGCCGGTGCTGGTAATGTCAACAGCTATGCGTGTCCAATCTCGACGCACAGAAAAAGCAACTCAAGCTGCAAATACATTCATTGATGGTGTGAGAATTGGCTCAATTGAAGCACCTACAGCCAACAAAATTGAATTAGACCTAGTAACCACAACTAATCAGAGAACACTCGAAGAAAATTTAATTACTCTTCAGAAAATGCCTGCTCCTGGAAGTGCAACAGATGCAGATTTGTATTTCGTTAAGAGTGATGGCACTATTTGCAAACCCTTTGGCGCAAATGATTGTACAAAAAAACCAGATAGCCCATTTGAGGAGTTTTTCATTCAAGCACGTCAGATTATAGCCACAGATGGAGCCAATGACGGTTATCGTCTAGCACTGCGGGTTTATCGCGGAGATGTTGATTTTAGTGAAGACCTTCTAGCTAGTGATGGTACTAACAAAAAAACGTCATCAGTTGTTACCGCAGGAATGGGTAACAAGCAAGCGCCAGCAGTTGAAAGAACAGTTGATATTAGCAACATCAGCACTTCATTTGGGGCTTTATGTCAGCGTTTTGGTATAGCAAAAAACGCGGCAGGAGACAACCAAACCTGTAATTAG
- a CDS encoding TIGR04282 family arsenosugar biosynthesis glycosyltransferase: protein MLKILEIAQQHLIIFTRYPEPGKTKTRLIPALGTVGAANLQRQMTEDTIFQVQELQKTTAISWEVRFAGGNLQLMQDWLGSDLVYHTQGDGDLGARMERSLAHAFEFGAEQVIIIGIDCPGINADILTQAFEVLKTCDLTLGPAIDGGYYLIGLCRLTPELFVNIDWGTSQVLQQSVDIAQKLKMSLGYLPPLADVDTPEDLPIWEQSLKYKNRTMR, encoded by the coding sequence GTGCTGAAAATATTAGAAATTGCTCAACAGCACTTAATTATTTTTACTCGCTACCCAGAACCAGGTAAGACCAAAACCCGACTCATCCCCGCCTTGGGTACTGTAGGCGCTGCCAATTTACAACGGCAGATGACAGAGGATACCATATTTCAGGTTCAAGAATTGCAGAAAACCACGGCGATATCTTGGGAAGTGCGATTTGCCGGCGGTAACTTGCAACTCATGCAAGATTGGCTGGGGTCAGATTTAGTCTACCACACTCAAGGAGACGGTGATCTAGGTGCGCGGATGGAGCGATCGCTTGCTCATGCCTTTGAATTTGGTGCAGAACAAGTAATCATCATTGGTATAGACTGTCCTGGGATAAATGCTGATATACTTACCCAAGCCTTTGAGGTACTAAAAACTTGTGATCTCACACTCGGACCAGCCATTGACGGCGGTTATTACTTGATTGGTTTGTGTCGGCTGACTCCAGAATTATTCGTTAACATCGATTGGGGAACTTCTCAAGTATTACAGCAATCTGTGGATATTGCACAAAAGCTGAAAATGTCACTTGGGTATTTACCTCCTTTAGCTGATGTAGATACTCCAGAGGATTTACCGATTTGGGAACAGAGTCTCAAGTATAAAAACAGAACTATGAGGTAA
- a CDS encoding DUF502 domain-containing protein: protein MNTNNKSSSNLQQENRDLGINQIKQDLKNDLIAGLLVVIPLATTIWLTITIANWVINFLTKIPKQLNPFDGLQPILVNILNLAVGLAVPLLSILLIGLMARNIAGRWLLDFGERVLQAIPLAGQVYKTLKQLLGTLLKDSSNKFRRVILVEYPRKGIWAIAFVTGTMSNDIQAHLPRPMLSIFIPSTPNPTTGWYAIVPEDEVVNLSMPIEDAFKVLVSGGIIAQNTPLAPLAMSKEQNLEAAPLDETSNQSGKLTSK, encoded by the coding sequence ATGAATACCAATAACAAAAGTTCCAGTAACCTACAACAGGAGAATAGGGACTTGGGAATTAATCAAATCAAACAAGATTTAAAGAATGACCTGATTGCTGGTTTATTGGTAGTAATTCCCTTAGCAACAACTATTTGGCTAACTATTACTATCGCTAATTGGGTAATCAACTTTCTCACCAAAATTCCCAAACAACTCAATCCCTTTGACGGACTCCAACCTATACTAGTAAATATACTGAATCTAGCCGTGGGACTAGCCGTGCCTCTATTAAGCATTCTTTTAATAGGGTTGATGGCTCGGAATATTGCTGGGCGTTGGTTATTAGATTTTGGTGAGCGAGTATTACAGGCAATTCCCTTAGCTGGGCAGGTATACAAAACCCTGAAACAGCTTTTAGGAACCCTACTCAAAGATTCCAGCAACAAATTTCGCCGGGTGATTTTAGTAGAGTATCCCAGAAAAGGCATATGGGCGATCGCCTTCGTCACCGGAACCATGAGTAACGACATTCAAGCTCATCTACCCCGTCCCATGCTCAGTATTTTCATTCCCAGTACCCCCAACCCCACCACAGGATGGTATGCCATCGTTCCAGAGGATGAAGTAGTAAACCTATCAATGCCCATAGAAGATGCCTTTAAAGTCTTAGTTTCTGGCGGTATCATCGCTCAAAACACGCCCCTAGCGCCCCTAGCGATGTCCAAAGAGCAAAACCTAGAAGCAGCACCCTTAGACGAAACTTCAAATCAATCCGGCAAACTTACCAGTAAATAG
- the hpsA gene encoding hormogonium polysaccharide biosynthesis protein HpsA, which produces MSRKRRLVKTIKKNFPQFSRNFISAIKKKLVWLLRTLFLTKKRTTSANAGFVLPTVAMVSVVVVVLTTAILFRSFDRAQNASNVRVNSSVLSAATPAIDRGRAKLNKLFQDTTLPRSTPTDDELYDALTKDNKLNEYTFGDETPIRLTDPGDSNNTLDTAWRFPVDSDNNGKFDSYTLYGIYFKTPPVNSNNKYERARNTLEARTSPMVVDKLDPECGATIPSLIGDTGWVKQNNELTKSFFVYTATVPITIPPTGADAGNFEKYNGNKSFATVEYQQDRIQDPNSYAVIYNDDLIIDTEANFNNKLNASVFTNSNILNSSVNSGQITLYQVSSLNSCVYKAANSKITVGGNVALSNNPAQIHLFQGKGTAITNTNLLNSVTNDANSTAYNNRAYEDRIQALVNEQMGKNTGSDPTEVTNGITRRKQDLNLGAFTGDDEKFRREQLEFYFRKRTRRVPFAEVAGIETISGTVTQGTGDTLRPIDKWIYPTGNDGKTGTGFTTLALNTNGASLEPKATEPDELKKQGGKEQELGDRVLVGNNLPEIWWDPDKGRFVGPGIDDTEEISDIKWNKPAGNDDTRTRRSAVKTFDDNIAFTERDGQWEVDAATKGGLRVVTGAGIYLNTPTPTGFNSTDKTIWPDTKPVPGTGPTNKSIKPYWMYAYLDNAAPDPNVFDFGSLIYTWEDLTDANKPRLRMRATAVYGLAATPICVSSYYVPTNSITAKNISTWNNATGGLSNNGIVYGPLTATLSGNNQTVLNYQADLKYPNGRSVDDGLLKRALAKTANRTLAEQSAIDAQLCALQILNNATPNNSVIPHGAIREISYLDPREVEQNSDSGTPQTYDMPIKDRRPVEIRATVLNLGVLPLPKSGLIYATRNDALPDDSAGISKSSTYDITNLNLLDRSRSPVDYRLDPTRRPNGIMLENGQQLWGPTYDPEEKGFILATNLPAYIKGDFNLHSPGQEEFGETLTNDWSNFYTRSTINQTFACRNGDTTKPGCTASDTWRPASVIADAVSIVSDTFREGFRDEGDYDWTLAPAIQSQLNAGKTLPPGFSEYNNFVTVKQWYEWDDADKSSKPAYFSSYLNNFVTPIIHRTIPGSFLTEVCPVDNIQPDGTATVNGATVNVDDHCKNPLNWTIQTSCGGGGGNTFYNGQIEGKNGNPNNNRLKTGYLFDDPETFTVENNKGPKCFDDNAPRRIAFNRNLTTGAILVDSTGTPDVLGVANNGNIGAFDFADPGPNILPPPNNITVPLLNLTITNGQVTGFKPLLQIEQPFAKPNNINNTTQITGGNDTNRWLQPASTTTVNAVIITRDSPANATEKNGGLLNLVRYMENWHPPAGLAVNQIRGSLGQVKKSLYATAPFTAVNSGTNYGIALDNGARTGYIPPARNWGYDVGLLTQEPDLLSEKMPTTPSTQLPDEYFREVSRSDKWVETLMCAKDGNNYAIPDPQQRPAICN; this is translated from the coding sequence ATGTCTAGAAAACGCCGTCTAGTCAAGACGATTAAAAAAAACTTCCCTCAATTTAGCCGGAATTTTATCTCTGCAATCAAAAAGAAACTCGTTTGGCTACTGCGAACCTTATTCCTCACAAAAAAACGGACAACTTCTGCAAATGCTGGTTTTGTGTTGCCCACAGTGGCAATGGTATCAGTAGTTGTGGTTGTATTAACCACTGCAATTCTGTTCCGGTCATTTGACCGGGCGCAAAATGCTAGTAATGTCCGTGTGAATTCATCTGTATTAAGTGCTGCTACTCCAGCAATTGATCGAGGTAGAGCCAAGTTAAATAAGCTCTTTCAAGATACCACCTTACCACGGTCAACACCAACGGATGATGAACTATACGATGCTTTGACAAAAGACAACAAGTTAAACGAATATACCTTTGGCGACGAAACTCCCATCAGGCTAACAGACCCTGGTGATAGCAACAATACATTAGACACAGCTTGGAGATTTCCCGTTGATAGCGATAACAACGGCAAATTTGATAGCTACACCCTCTATGGAATTTACTTTAAAACTCCCCCAGTCAACAGTAATAATAAATATGAGCGTGCCAGAAATACCTTAGAGGCCAGAACCTCACCTATGGTAGTGGATAAGTTAGACCCTGAATGTGGTGCTACAATTCCTTCTTTAATAGGTGACACTGGTTGGGTAAAACAAAACAACGAGTTGACAAAATCCTTCTTTGTTTATACTGCCACAGTTCCCATTACAATTCCTCCCACTGGTGCTGATGCAGGCAATTTTGAGAAATATAATGGTAACAAAAGTTTTGCCACAGTAGAATATCAGCAAGACCGGATACAAGATCCAAATAGCTACGCTGTTATTTACAACGATGACTTAATAATTGATACGGAAGCGAATTTTAATAATAAGTTAAATGCGTCTGTATTTACCAATAGTAACATCCTGAATTCTAGTGTTAATTCTGGACAGATAACACTGTATCAAGTTAGTTCTCTAAACTCGTGTGTGTACAAAGCTGCCAACTCCAAAATCACCGTGGGTGGTAATGTAGCCTTGAGTAATAACCCTGCACAAATTCATTTATTCCAGGGTAAAGGTACTGCGATTACTAATACCAATCTCCTGAACTCAGTTACTAATGATGCCAACAGCACAGCTTATAACAACCGCGCTTATGAAGACCGCATTCAAGCGCTAGTTAATGAGCAAATGGGTAAGAACACAGGTTCTGACCCCACGGAAGTTACAAACGGTATTACCCGGAGAAAGCAAGATTTAAATTTAGGCGCTTTTACTGGCGATGACGAGAAGTTCCGTCGGGAACAATTAGAATTTTACTTTAGGAAACGCACTCGTCGCGTACCCTTTGCCGAAGTTGCTGGAATTGAAACTATATCTGGTACAGTCACCCAAGGTACTGGTGATACATTACGTCCTATTGATAAATGGATCTATCCCACTGGTAATGATGGTAAAACTGGTACAGGCTTCACTACACTAGCACTAAATACTAATGGTGCATCCCTAGAGCCAAAAGCCACAGAACCAGATGAACTGAAAAAACAAGGTGGGAAAGAACAGGAATTAGGTGACAGAGTTCTGGTAGGTAATAATTTACCGGAAATTTGGTGGGACCCAGACAAAGGGCGGTTTGTTGGTCCCGGTATTGATGATACTGAAGAAATTAGTGACATTAAATGGAACAAGCCGGCTGGTAACGATGACACCCGCACCCGTCGTTCTGCGGTCAAAACCTTCGATGATAATATCGCCTTTACAGAACGAGATGGACAATGGGAAGTAGACGCTGCTACAAAAGGCGGTTTGCGAGTCGTCACTGGTGCAGGGATTTATTTAAACACTCCTACTCCCACTGGTTTCAATAGCACAGACAAAACTATTTGGCCTGACACCAAGCCAGTTCCAGGTACAGGCCCAACTAACAAGAGTATCAAACCCTACTGGATGTATGCCTACCTAGATAATGCAGCTCCTGATCCTAATGTATTTGATTTTGGATCCCTAATATATACATGGGAAGACCTGACAGATGCGAACAAACCTCGCTTGCGAATGCGAGCTACGGCAGTTTATGGACTAGCTGCCACACCAATATGTGTCAGTAGTTATTATGTGCCGACTAACAGTATTACAGCTAAGAATATATCAACCTGGAATAATGCTACTGGTGGTCTTTCCAACAACGGTATAGTTTATGGGCCACTGACCGCAACTCTTAGCGGTAATAATCAAACGGTACTAAACTACCAAGCTGACTTAAAATATCCCAATGGGCGTTCTGTAGATGATGGACTCTTAAAAAGAGCGTTAGCAAAAACAGCAAATCGCACTTTAGCCGAACAGTCTGCTATTGATGCTCAACTTTGCGCCCTGCAAATTTTAAATAATGCTACTCCCAACAATTCTGTCATTCCTCACGGTGCAATTCGAGAAATTTCCTACTTAGACCCCAGGGAAGTTGAGCAAAATAGTGATTCTGGAACTCCTCAAACCTATGATATGCCCATTAAGGACAGAAGACCCGTAGAAATTCGCGCCACTGTCCTCAATTTAGGGGTACTCCCATTACCCAAGAGCGGTCTTATTTACGCCACACGTAATGATGCTTTGCCAGATGACAGTGCAGGTATTAGTAAATCTAGCACTTATGACATTACCAACCTGAATCTACTTGATCGTAGTCGTAGTCCTGTAGATTATAGACTTGACCCGACTCGTCGCCCTAACGGCATTATGTTAGAAAATGGTCAACAACTTTGGGGGCCAACTTACGACCCAGAAGAGAAAGGCTTCATTTTAGCGACAAACTTGCCAGCTTATATTAAAGGTGACTTTAATTTACATAGCCCAGGCCAAGAAGAATTCGGCGAAACACTCACAAATGATTGGAGTAATTTCTACACTCGCAGCACAATTAATCAGACATTTGCCTGTCGTAACGGTGACACCACCAAACCGGGCTGTACTGCTAGCGATACATGGCGACCTGCGTCAGTGATAGCCGATGCTGTGTCCATAGTTTCTGATACCTTTAGGGAAGGATTCCGTGATGAAGGTGATTACGATTGGACTTTAGCTCCAGCAATCCAAAGCCAACTAAATGCCGGAAAAACACTACCACCTGGTTTCTCTGAATACAATAACTTTGTCACTGTCAAACAGTGGTATGAGTGGGATGACGCAGACAAGTCTAGTAAACCTGCCTACTTCAGTTCCTACTTAAACAACTTTGTCACACCCATTATTCACAGGACAATACCAGGGTCATTCTTAACAGAAGTTTGTCCTGTAGACAATATCCAACCTGATGGCACAGCAACCGTAAACGGGGCAACAGTAAATGTAGACGACCATTGTAAAAACCCATTAAACTGGACTATTCAGACATCCTGTGGTGGAGGTGGCGGTAACACCTTTTATAATGGGCAAATTGAAGGTAAAAATGGTAATCCGAATAACAATAGATTGAAAACTGGATATCTATTCGATGACCCGGAAACTTTTACAGTGGAAAATAACAAGGGTCCAAAATGTTTTGATGATAACGCTCCGCGCCGAATCGCCTTCAATAGAAATTTAACTACGGGAGCAATATTAGTAGATTCAACGGGTACCCCTGATGTCCTTGGTGTTGCGAACAATGGCAACATCGGTGCTTTCGATTTTGCTGATCCTGGTCCCAATATCTTGCCTCCACCTAACAACATAACTGTACCTTTGTTAAACCTAACAATCACAAATGGTCAGGTTACAGGATTCAAACCTCTCTTGCAAATTGAACAACCCTTTGCTAAACCTAATAATATCAACAATACCACCCAGATTACTGGTGGAAACGACACCAATAGATGGCTACAACCAGCCTCTACCACTACAGTCAACGCCGTTATTATCACCAGAGATAGTCCCGCTAATGCTACGGAAAAGAACGGTGGTCTGCTCAACTTAGTCCGGTATATGGAAAACTGGCACCCACCGGCAGGACTTGCAGTTAATCAGATTCGTGGCTCATTGGGTCAGGTGAAAAAGAGCCTCTACGCTACCGCCCCATTTACCGCAGTTAATAGTGGGACAAACTACGGCATTGCTCTTGATAATGGTGCAAGAACAGGTTACATTCCTCCTGCGAGAAACTGGGGTTATGATGTGGGACTGCTGACTCAAGAACCTGACTTATTGTCAGAAAAAATGCCCACCACACCATCTACTCAATTACCAGATGAATACTTCCGTGAAGTTAGTCGCAGTGACAAATGGGTAGAGACATTAATGTGTGCTAAAGATGGCAATAATTATGCTATCCCCGACCCCCAACAACGTCCTGCAATTTGCAACTAA
- a CDS encoding pilus assembly FimT family protein, with product MAADYIREKLNIKSFLLRGRNANKKLGVLAFQDNQQDAGFTLLEVIVVAIMVGILAAIAAPGWLGFVNRQRVNKGNDAVLSAIQQAQREAKNKKVNYSVSFKTDNNHIPQFAVYQVTTPLTNPLPWQNLIDGAGNKAKQIVLLTNLTATNQTATTGALNPNYDFLDTPKSITFDYIGSLPDADFGGVNGSGDAPGLKIAVVTRKAGTSASANDMKRCVIVKTLLGTMITHKDDQCD from the coding sequence ATGGCTGCTGATTACATAAGAGAAAAGTTGAATATCAAATCATTCCTACTTCGTGGAAGGAATGCAAACAAAAAACTAGGAGTTTTAGCATTTCAGGACAATCAGCAAGATGCTGGGTTTACTTTGCTGGAAGTGATAGTTGTGGCTATTATGGTGGGTATTTTAGCAGCGATCGCAGCTCCAGGATGGCTGGGTTTTGTCAACCGTCAACGGGTAAATAAAGGTAATGATGCTGTTTTATCTGCCATACAGCAAGCACAGCGAGAAGCCAAAAATAAAAAAGTTAATTACAGTGTTAGTTTTAAAACTGACAATAATCATATTCCCCAATTTGCAGTTTATCAAGTTACAACGCCTCTTACCAACCCACTTCCTTGGCAGAACTTAATCGATGGTGCGGGAAATAAAGCAAAACAAATAGTGCTTTTAACAAATCTGACTGCTACCAATCAAACTGCTACCACTGGTGCTTTAAATCCAAATTACGATTTTTTAGATACTCCTAAAAGTATTACCTTTGATTACATAGGAAGTTTGCCAGATGCTGACTTTGGCGGAGTAAATGGTTCTGGCGATGCACCAGGCTTAAAAATTGCTGTAGTCACACGCAAGGCTGGTACTTCTGCATCAGCTAATGACATGAAGCGATGTGTGATTGTGAAAACTCTTTTAGGTACAATGATTACACACAAAGATGATCAATGCGATTAA
- a CDS encoding HpsJ family protein, which translates to MTNRFASGNAALTVKVVGIILILSFLLDFLILIFPFQPTDRLWQINLATALVDRGIVPLVGIGMLFVGYWIDGVNDSDRQKSLDIRFPVLVLSSILGLMFLLIFPLHLNNVRQASTQNVEQIGQDAEQAENQLQSQLPQLQAQINSEQGKAQLEQIRKQARNQFTEVLKNEESYQQALNNPQIPAAQKELLQRFKENPEELDKFIAQQTDPQAQVTQRVTQIRQRREAAEKQAKESAWKSGMRIGISSLLLSIGYMIIGWTGLRSMGVLQGSKRKVAAR; encoded by the coding sequence ATGACTAATCGTTTTGCTTCTGGGAACGCTGCACTGACAGTGAAAGTAGTGGGGATAATTTTAATTTTGTCCTTTTTACTAGACTTTTTAATCCTGATATTCCCCTTCCAACCAACGGATCGGCTATGGCAAATCAATTTAGCCACCGCATTAGTAGACAGAGGTATAGTGCCTTTAGTGGGTATAGGAATGCTATTCGTGGGTTATTGGATTGATGGTGTTAATGATAGCGATCGCCAAAAATCTTTAGATATCAGATTTCCCGTCCTGGTACTCTCTAGCATCTTAGGGTTAATGTTCTTGCTAATTTTTCCTTTGCACTTGAATAATGTCCGACAAGCTAGCACTCAAAACGTCGAGCAAATCGGACAAGATGCCGAACAGGCAGAAAATCAACTGCAAAGTCAGCTACCCCAATTGCAAGCCCAAATCAACAGCGAGCAAGGAAAAGCTCAATTAGAACAGATCCGAAAGCAAGCCAGAAACCAGTTTACCGAGGTACTGAAAAACGAGGAATCATACCAGCAAGCACTAAACAACCCTCAAATTCCCGCAGCCCAAAAAGAATTACTCCAGAGATTTAAAGAAAATCCCGAAGAACTGGATAAATTTATCGCCCAGCAAACAGATCCTCAAGCACAGGTAACTCAAAGAGTCACCCAAATTCGCCAACGTCGCGAAGCGGCTGAAAAACAAGCTAAAGAAAGCGCTTGGAAGTCGGGAATGCGAATTGGTATTAGTAGTTTGCTCTTATCCATTGGTTATATGATCATTGGCTGGACAGGTTTACGAAGCATGGGTGTTTTACAAGGTAGTAAACGGAAAGTAGCCGCACGCTAG
- the hpsC gene encoding hormogonium polysaccharide secretion pseudopilin HpsC, whose amino-acid sequence MKTFQFIVRSQFKSSKVTQNPGGFTLIELLVAGLISVLIITPLLGFMISVMTTDRKEQAKANSEQEIQTAVNYIARDLQQAVYIYDNAGVTAIKDELPDGTGQSPLLVFWKRELVPNVVPAADNTKDDAFVYSLIAYYLIKDTNSTWSKAARIARWQIKDGVSVNGQYISPPDQGFAPFADKVNNADSLEDGMNQWTQATPASNAPVTPLIDYVDQSTNSVPPATCPTTTATNTWSTITPANGMTGFYVCVDRENTTAQVFIRGNALARLENDANKIKYSVANSTYFPTTNVMVQGKGFLFK is encoded by the coding sequence ATGAAGACATTTCAATTTATAGTGAGGAGTCAATTCAAAAGCTCTAAAGTTACGCAAAACCCTGGTGGTTTTACTCTCATTGAATTGTTAGTAGCTGGGCTGATTTCAGTTTTAATCATTACGCCATTATTAGGCTTTATGATTAGTGTAATGACTACAGACCGCAAGGAACAAGCTAAAGCCAATTCTGAGCAAGAAATTCAAACTGCTGTCAATTACATTGCCCGTGATTTACAGCAGGCAGTGTATATTTATGATAATGCCGGTGTTACGGCAATAAAAGACGAATTACCAGATGGTACAGGACAGTCGCCCTTATTAGTTTTTTGGAAACGAGAATTAGTTCCTAACGTAGTACCAGCCGCCGATAATACCAAAGATGATGCTTTTGTATACTCGTTAATAGCATACTATTTAATCAAAGATACTAATTCTACTTGGTCAAAAGCTGCTCGCATCGCTAGATGGCAAATTAAAGATGGTGTCAGCGTTAATGGTCAATATATCTCTCCTCCCGATCAGGGTTTTGCTCCCTTTGCAGACAAGGTGAATAATGCTGACAGTTTAGAGGACGGTATGAACCAATGGACACAAGCTACTCCAGCGTCTAATGCTCCAGTTACACCTCTGATTGACTATGTAGATCAAAGCACAAATTCTGTACCACCTGCAACTTGTCCCACAACAACTGCTACAAATACATGGTCAACAATAACACCAGCAAATGGCATGACAGGGTTTTATGTTTGTGTAGATAGAGAGAACACAACAGCGCAGGTATTCATCCGAGGTAATGCACTGGCTCGCCTGGAAAACGATGCAAATAAAATCAAATATTCTGTGGCTAATAGCACTTATTTTCCCACAACAAATGTCATGGTTCAAGGTAAGGGATTCTTATTTAAGTAA